From Candidatus Zixiibacteriota bacterium, the proteins below share one genomic window:
- a CDS encoding DUF4410 domain-containing protein has protein sequence MKKANKLWLPLLVLLLAMVVSCSRPYVITEELAAPFNRAASCSIGEITDALPFDFEAAKKPTAENIEKFKEYLTEALQNKEVFGEVNANLTSAEYEVTGSILDYEKGSGFLRFLFGAWAGGSKVTVSLQLLKKGTKNVVFGGNFTGMVSSWMESGDKMFEHVAKNFAGKLNKELENLEKGK, from the coding sequence ATGAAAAAGGCAAACAAGCTATGGCTGCCTCTTCTGGTGCTCTTACTGGCTATGGTCGTGAGCTGTTCCAGGCCGTATGTTATCACCGAGGAGCTTGCGGCGCCGTTCAATCGCGCGGCATCATGCAGTATCGGCGAGATAACTGATGCTCTCCCCTTTGATTTTGAGGCTGCCAAAAAGCCAACGGCGGAGAATATCGAGAAGTTTAAAGAATATCTGACCGAGGCGCTGCAGAACAAAGAAGTATTCGGTGAGGTTAATGCCAACCTTACCTCGGCGGAGTATGAGGTTACCGGTAGCATTCTGGATTATGAGAAAGGAAGCGGATTTCTGAGATTTTTATTCGGCGCATGGGCCGGCGGCTCCAAAGTGACGGTCTCTCTGCAACTGCTTAAGAAAGGCACAAAAAATGTTGTTTTCGGCGGGAATTTCACGGGGATGGTCAGCAGTTGGATGGAATCGGGCGATAAGATGTTCGAACATGTCGCCAAGAACTTTGCCGGAAAACTGAATAAAGAACTCGAGAATCTCGAAAAAGGAAAATAA